From Camelus dromedarius isolate mCamDro1 chromosome 12, mCamDro1.pat, whole genome shotgun sequence, the proteins below share one genomic window:
- the LOC105097991 gene encoding LOW QUALITY PROTEIN: olfactory receptor 52L1 (The sequence of the model RefSeq protein was modified relative to this genomic sequence to represent the inferred CDS: substituted 1 base at 1 genomic stop codon): MMALSNSSWRLLQPSFFLIGIPGLEESQHCIALPLCVLYLLALVGNVTILFTIWTDPSLYQPMYLFLAMLCGIDLVLASSTAPRTLAVLLVHAHEIGYMVCLMQMFFIHAFSSMESGVLVAMALDRYIAICHPLHHSTILHPGIIGRIGVAVLVWGLLLLLPFPILLQRLVFCRATVIGHAYCEHMAVVKLACSETTVNXDYGLAVALLVVGLDILAIGISYAHILQAVLKVPGVEAQLKAFSTCGFHICVILVFYVPGMFSFLTYRFGHHVPHHTHVLLATLYLLVPPALNPLVYGVKTQQIRQRVLRVLYIKGWV; the protein is encoded by the coding sequence ATGATGGCTCTGAGTAATTCCAGCTGGAGGCTGCTCCAGCCTTCTTTTTTCCTGATTGGCATCCCAGGTTTAGAGGAAAGCCAGCACTGTATAGCATTGCCGCTGTGTGTCCTTTACCTCCTTGCCCTAGTGGGCAATGTCACCATCCTCTTCACCATCTGGACTGACCCATCCTTGTACCAGCCTATGTACCTCTTTCTGGCCATGCTGTGTGGCATTGACCTGGTTCTGGCCTCCTCCACTGCCCCCAGAACCCTGGCAGTGCTCCTGGTTCATGCCCATGAGATTGGGTACATGGTCTGCCTGATGCAGATGTTCTTCATCCATGCGTTCTCTTCCATGGAGTCAGGTGTCCTTGTGGCCATGGCTCTGGATCGCTACATAGCCATCTGTCACCCTCTGCACCATTCCACCATCCTGCATCCAGGGATCATAGGGCGCATTGGAGTGGCAGTGCTGGTGTGGGGATTACTcctgctcctccccttccccatcctgctGCAGAGACTTGTCTTCTGTCGGGCCACTGTCATAGGCCATGCCTATTGTGAACACATGGCTGTGGTAAAACTTGCCTGCTCAGAAACCACAGTGAACTGAGATTATGGGTTGGCAGTGGCATTGCTTGTGGTTGGTCTAGACATCCTGGCCATTGGTATTTCTTATGCCCACATCCTCCAGGCAGTGCTGAAGGTACCAGGGGTTGAGGCCCAACTTAAGGCTTTTAGCACATGTGGGTTTCATATTTGTGTCATCTTGGTCTTCTATGTTCCTGGAATGTTCTCCTTCCTCACTTACCGCTTTGGCCATCATGTGCCCCATCACACCCATGTTCTTCTGGCCACACTCTACCTCCTTGTGCCACCTGCTCTCAATCCACTTGTCTATGGGGTAAAGACTCAGCAGATCCGCCAGCGAGTACTCAGGGTGTTATACATAAAAGGATGGGTCTAA